In Pseudomonadota bacterium, the DNA window TTGATGTTACTTGGCCAAAAATTGCCATGTCTATGACTGGGCGGATCAATGATAATTTTCAGAGGCTGGATTCAACAGTTTGAAACATCCTGGGTATATTATTAAGAGCCGTGCATGCTGCTTTTTCCAGCACACGGCTCTTTCCTAATATCCTTGCTGAATCCCTCTTGCATTTTCCCCAAAAAAACATGTACTTTTAGAGCATAAATAATAGCTTAAAGGATAACCCAACTCATGACTCTCACCCCTGAAATAGTCAAGAAGATTGCCCGCCTAGCGCAGCTGAAAGTTAATGACAATGACATTGATCCCTTGTGCCAAGATCTCAGTCACATCCTCGACTGGGTGGCGCAGTTGGATGAAATAAACGCCAAAGATGTTGAACCTATGACCAGTGTAAACCTTGAGTCTATGCCGATGCGCCAGGACGCAGTTAACGATGGCCAAGTGGCCGATGCAATACTGAAAAATGCGCCTGATGCGCAGTCGAACATGTTTGTTGTTCCACGAGTTGTCGAGTAATTATCCCATGACTAATGCCATTCTTAACTTAAGTCTATCTGAAGCTCGTGACCAGCTGAGAGCCAAAAAGCTGTCTGCAACTGAGTTGACACAGGCGTATATCACCCAAATGGAAAATACCAGGGATTTAAATGCCTACATTACTGAAACTCCTGAGCAGGCTCTGGCCATGGCCAAGCAAAGTGATCAGAGGCTAGCTGAAGGTAATGCTAGGCCTTTGGAAGGCTTGCCGCTGGCCATTAAGGATCTTTTTTGCACCGAAGGATTTAAGACGACGGCGGGTTCTAAAATTCTTGATGAGTTTATCCCGCCTTATGAGTCAACGGTTACGCAAAATCTTTTTAACGACGGCGCTGTGATGCTGGGGAAAACCAACTTAGATGAATTCGCGATGGGTTCGGCCAACCTGACCAGTGCCTATGGTCCTGTGTTAAGCCCTTGGCATCCCAAGAATGATCCAAGCCAAAACGTGGTGCCTGGGGGATCATCAGGGGGATCGGCGGCAGCAGTTGCCGCTTACTCAGCCTTGGCGGCAACTGGAACTGATACCGGCGGCTCTATTCGCCAGCCGGCTGCATTTTGCGGTATTGTGGGATTAAAGCCAACCTATGGGCGCTGTTCACGTTTTGGCATCGTGGCTTTTGCGTCTTCGCTTGACCAAGCTGGTCCCATGACCCGAACTGTTCGCGATGCTGCCATCTTTTTGGAAAGCATGGCCAGTCATGATTACAAGGATGCCACCTCTGTCAATCGCCCGGTTCCCAATTACGAAGCGGCACTTGCTGGCAATGTTAAAGGTCTTAAGGTTGGAATTCCCAAAGAATACTTACATGAAAATCTTAATCCGGATATTGATGCGCTTTGGCAACAGGGAGTTGCTTGGCTGAAAGATGCTGGCGCTGAGATTGTCGAAGTTTCACTGCCGCACACCAAATATGCGCTGCCAACTTATTATATTTTAGCGCCAGCGGAAGCTTCTTCTAACTTAGCGCGTTATGACGGGATTCGCTATGGCAGGCGCGTTGAGGGGCAATCCTTGGAAGACCTTTATGAAATCACCCGCAGCGAGGGATTTGGCGAAGAAGTACGCCGGCGCATCATGATTGGAACCTATGTGTTATCGGCAGGTTATTACGACGCGTATTACCTAAAAGCGCAAAAAGTTCGACGCCTGATCACGCAAGATTTTCAAACGTGCTTTGCTAAGGTTGATGTGCTGCTAACACCTTCAACTCCAACTCCTGCTTTTTCCTTGGAAAATCCTCCCAGCGATCCAATTGAGATGTACATGAACGATGTTCTAACGGTTCCCATCAACCTTGCAGGTTTGCCGGCAATTTCTGTACCCGCTGGACTTGATGCAAAAGGGCTGCCCCTTGGGCTACAGCTGATTGCTCCGGCCTTTCATGAGGAAATCTTGTTCAATT includes these proteins:
- the gatC gene encoding Asp-tRNA(Asn)/Glu-tRNA(Gln) amidotransferase subunit GatC → MTLTPEIVKKIARLAQLKVNDNDIDPLCQDLSHILDWVAQLDEINAKDVEPMTSVNLESMPMRQDAVNDGQVADAILKNAPDAQSNMFVVPRVVE
- the gatA gene encoding Asp-tRNA(Asn)/Glu-tRNA(Gln) amidotransferase subunit GatA, which encodes MTNAILNLSLSEARDQLRAKKLSATELTQAYITQMENTRDLNAYITETPEQALAMAKQSDQRLAEGNARPLEGLPLAIKDLFCTEGFKTTAGSKILDEFIPPYESTVTQNLFNDGAVMLGKTNLDEFAMGSANLTSAYGPVLSPWHPKNDPSQNVVPGGSSGGSAAAVAAYSALAATGTDTGGSIRQPAAFCGIVGLKPTYGRCSRFGIVAFASSLDQAGPMTRTVRDAAIFLESMASHDYKDATSVNRPVPNYEAALAGNVKGLKVGIPKEYLHENLNPDIDALWQQGVAWLKDAGAEIVEVSLPHTKYALPTYYILAPAEASSNLARYDGIRYGRRVEGQSLEDLYEITRSEGFGEEVRRRIMIGTYVLSAGYYDAYYLKAQKVRRLITQDFQTCFAKVDVLLTPSTPTPAFSLENPPSDPIEMYMNDVLTVPINLAGLPAISVPAGLDAKGLPLGLQLIAPAFHEEILFNFGQIIEQAANFPQLKVPA